The window TTGGGAGGAAAGTCCCCGAACATCATCTTCAAGGATGCAGACTTCGATCATGCCGTTGAATTGGGTCACTTTGGACTCTTTTTCAACGCGGTAGGAATGAAAATCGGGTTTCAGCAGAATGACGGTCCGAATTCGTGAGACAATCGTCCGAAAACACTTTCATCATTTGTTTTAGGGCCAGTGCTGCTGTGCCGGATCCAGAACTTACGTTGAGGATGCAATTTATGAcgaatttgtcgaaaaaaGTGCAGCCCGCGCCAAGAGGAGAACGATCGGAAACCCGTTCGATGCGAAAACCGAACAGGGCCCTCAGGTACCATAACGTTGAGCCACGATTATTCCGTTTTGTGATTTAAACGAACGTACAGCTAATCGTACCGTATTACACAGGTGGACGAAGAGCAAATGAACAAAATTATAGGTCTGATAGAATccggaaagaaagaaggggcGAAACTTGTTACTGGAGGAGAACGAATTGGCGACAAAGGATGTTTCATTGCGCCAACTGTATTTGCGGACGTCAAAGACGACATGACCATCGCCAAGGAGGAAgtcagtttttcaaatatttggtAACATGTACATCTGTGTACGGGAAAATTATAGACATTAATACCAACACCATGGCCATGCTTTCAGATTTTTGGACCAGTTCAGCAAATATTGAAGTTCAGTAGCTTGGATGATCTAATCGAACGTGCCAACAATTCGGATTATGGATTAGCAGCAGCAGTATTCACTAAGGACATTGACAAGGCCAACTACATGATCCAGGCACTTAAAGCTGGAACTGTTTGGTAATTTCATATTAATCATCTTTCAATCCTCagagtattattattattatggaAGAAAATACAATAAGGCTAAAACCGTAAACCGTTGGCGGGCTTCTCCTTGCTTGGTGAGACTCTACAGTCTCTTGATTGCGATGAACACGGCTACTTTTCAAGTTAAAAGTTTTGCTTTTTTCCGTAACAGAATCACATTTTGCTAATATTTTGTCAAACAGGGTAAACACGTACAACGCATTAGTGACACAAACACCGTTTGgtggtttcaaaaattccGGACATGGACGAGAAATGGGAGAATACGGCCTGCAGGCTTACACAGAGGTCAAGAGCGTCATTGTTAAACTTAACCAGAAGAACAGTTAAATTGCTGGAACGTGAAGTTGTACCTACTACGTGTATATTAACCACCTTTTTGAAGATAGAGatggtttttcttttcgtttcctACCAGACGTGTAATTCTtgcttttaatatttttacgatTACTTTTATACTGTTAGATTTTACATAATTGAAATTACATAATTTCGAACACGATTGTAAACCAAAAGTTTTATACCAGGCTCacagtaaataaaataatcgaatgTATATACGTTGATGttgtgaattttattgaattctTTGGTATGCGCATTACGCACCTCTGAATCAGAGTCAAATTTAGGGTAACAGCCGTATTTAAACGACCTTACCCACTATAACAATATTGTACACACGTTAAATACGTTTTATGTTGTCTTCAGTGAGTTTGTGTGTCTATCTGTGTTAGTTTGTATACACTTTGAACGATATATTTTCtatcatcaaaaaaaaatcctagTTTTAGAGAAACTTAATATCGTACATctcgttatatatatataatatacaataactAATAGTAAGCTctttgtattataaataaaaaataaattagaaataataataagatttATCTTAACTTtgacatatgtatatgtataataggtaaataagattgaaaaaaatgctgCCTGTTACGCGACTAAATGGGGGCTTATGTTAAGTTTTGTTTATGGCGATGTTCCGTCTTTTAGCGAAAACTGAGTTACCGTGGGATTGGAAgaacttcaaattttcactatGACTAATCGTAATCGTGGGAATTCGAGAATTGTTTGCGTTACATGATACAAGATGTTGGATTTGAACGCGTGAATACTTCAATCAATTTCACCGCTATCGAGAAAGTCAATCAATATACATAATTCAACCCTCCAAAAACCGGAAAGATTCATGGAAAAACAAGACATTACATGATATAAGTAGCGCGCGATGGTAAATATTGTAAGGATTAAACTAAATACAAAATCtaacaaagaaattttttatacaacatTAATCGGGCGCTGTCAACAAGGACTGTACATCCAGCAGGCTTTCTGTAGGTAGCGTTGAGTTGTTCATAATAGGCGTGCTGATAACATTGCCAGATTTCTTATTGGTAAATGGATAAAAGCTGTCTATGTTCATCTGTACCAAATACGTTGTGACTTTATCAACAGGAGAACCGCAACTACCGTTTGCGTTCACTTTCAAATGACTTATGTCATTTTGTATAAGACGCGAGTATAGTTCAATGTGATTTCTACCTCCGTTGCGTATCTCAAGCGGTGGTATCCACCTGAAGTAACATTGAGCCCAAAGTTCTAGGCAGGGAATATTGAACACAGGCTTTATGTACGTCTTTCCCGTTGAAGATAACGACATACTGTACAGAGGATTGTAGAATAGCAATATATCTGAATCGTTGAACTGCTCTCGCCAATCCCATACACTCCGTAGAATAAGAGGACTAGCAGGATCCTGTATGGTAAGAAGTTAGAAATTTATATCACTGAAGCTCTAGAAGAAGctgttttatatttaataatcTCGACGAAAACTCACCATAGCCGCGTCGTATCGATCTTTTTCACAATTGAATATGAACGTGTCAAATATTGAGATGTGTGCTGAGTCCCATAGGGTTGTTAGATATGTTTCCGTGAATTCAAATTCAGCAGGGAATTGCCGGCAAAGTTGCCAAACACAGTCAAGATAGAGGAGAAGTAGCGGGGactgttgaaaattgaagaaatctAAGAGTTATGAAGATGCTAGATttgcaattatttcaaaatgacATTATACAAATGAAACATACCCTTTCTGAACTTGATTTCATAATGTGGCCGAGTCGATCACAAAACGGATGCCCAGCGGCGACCCATTCTTTTTGAAGAAGGGACTCAAATCCTGTTATGGTTCGATAATAGGGATCAAGTAATAATTGGATTAAACTTGATATAACGCAACACAGATCTCTGCTTTCCCCTTCTGAAAACAATCGACACcgtgcattgaaaaaaatgttaaattttgGTGCAAGTAAATTGTCTTGTACGGAAACTCGTACCTTGCAAAATTACTGAAGTACCCGCGCTCAAACAGTCACTGGCTTCAACGGATTTCTCAAGGCAGTACGAAACTGATCTTAGCCACTTGGTCCCTTCAagtaacgaataaaaattattatcctgCATCCAGAATTGCCGAATGTTTTCTGTAACAAATACAAAGGATTGTGAGGAATGGTACACAataagttgaatttttatgcaaCAGTATTGTGAAAATGTTACAGACTAGAGCGTGGAATACCTGGTGAACAGAGACTGATGAATTTCGCATATCCAGTAGCAAGGGATTTAACAGTTACATCTTTCTTCAATTCAATAACTATTGGTTCAAGCTTTTGAGGATGACTTTTACGAATATTTTCTAGCATAATATTCTCCTGTGTTCGCTCTGTAATGGTGGGCAACAGTTCAGACATTCTGACCAATGCAGCTCCACGTTCACTCGACCATGACCAAACGGGTGGCCGACTACCTTGAAAGTGTCCAGCTGCTCTGGTTAGCTGACTATCCGTGACAGATGCTGGTACTATAATATATTGCGGTAAACTGTAAATGATAACgagttgattattttttggGGTACATAAAGAACAGTGCATTAGGTATTGTTTCAGATATTCATTggctttttttcaaaactgtcgAGACTGACATTGGTAGGTTTTTGATTGAGGACATGGATACGCACCTaagagaaaattcaaattctacGTTTGCCGTAGACACTCTCCATGCCTTGTTTGTATTTCCCCTGATTCGAGTAGTACGTTGGAGTTCGCTTTCCCAGTCAGCACGATCTCGAAATAGATGAACCCCTCTCTCCATACTATTGTAGTAAGGCTCTCTGAAAGCGCAGAAATTTCAGCTTTATCGCAAATAATAGCTAATGCTATAGATAGAAAAATACACTGTCTCAATGACAACAATAGCAACATAATAAAGGGCATTTTACAACTATGTATTACATGTAAttgtaatagtaatagtaataataggATGGGTCATTACTTATTATACTGACTTGTAATCATATGCAAACAGAAGTTGATGCCTACTAGGGAAAGCGTGATGCAGTAGAGTGGTCAGTAAATTTTTACCGCAACCGACTGGTGAAAACTTAAATGAAAATGACCACGTCCTCATATTCTGAAATCTCATATTAGTTACTACGTTTCATCACACAGCAAGAATACACGTGTATGCATAGTATATAACACACAAACACAGACAAAGTTAAGGACCAGAGATAAATCACCTTGCAGACGATGAAGATTCCTTCTACTTTGGAAGGTATCGTACTTCCTGTATAGAGTCGTCTCTTTTTGTCACCTATGATTATATAAATGTCGTGTATATTTGACAAACATGTGTCTGTATATCCGCATAGATTATTTTGCTGATAAGTTACATCCTGAAAAGAACATTATTGACACTATTAATAAAACTAACCTCAGAAGAAGAAGACTTGTCAGCTATCTGGTCAGTTGTTCAGATATTTAAACAGATGGCATATTATAAACCATCTGCTTTATGAAAACTACACTGAGAAGTACTTAATTAAAGATATTGGTTCAACTGTGCATgcaatttacaattagttacAGATTTTATACAGAATGTCTTTCAATGTCATTCTTGACCAAACTAGACATTGTGACTCACTAACGAGAAAGCTGCTGAAACGGAAATCTAAGCAACTAATTGATATAAAATGATCCCAACTTGTAAGCTaattattttatgtatttgTTGATCATTCTTAACATTCAGAGGCTTTTTATCAAACATGAATCATGAAAAACATGAGTACACATTAAACTATTCTGACAATATCTTGTATTAATGCCAGCCTTTAAAATAACGCCATAAGAATCCACGTCTGTGCAACATCTGCAATTAATTTAGCagttttgaatgaataaaataaatttgaatatttttacctcaCTATTGGTATCGTCAGTGGTGACGAAACTGAGCTTGAAATTTGTTACCGACAATATTCCGGATATTCCTTGGGTCAGATCGCCAACAGGGGCAAACATCAATACATTTTGTGCCTTTGCAATGAGAAGTTCACCAGCGAGTAGCTTCATGCTATTTTCAGACAAAGAATCCCGATGGCTTGTACCGAGCAGCTGAAACCAACAGTAAAACGTGAAGGAGTTTAGGATGTTTACACAGTATTACTTGATGATCAAATTTCATAGCAAAATATCACATCTAGTGGTACTTCTAGGTTAAGTTCAAGTATTTACATAGTCATTCTGCACCATCTAATTACCAATTGACATATGAAACGCGGTACTTATTTTCGGGATAAACATGAAAATTATAGAGGCCTACCTGCATTTCGTGTTGTTCGAAACCGACATAGCTGATAAAGTTGTTGCCAGTTTTGTTCTCCATTGTAGCAAGCTGCTAGCCGCTAtcaaaggagaaaaatatcCGCCTCAACGATGAAAATCTCCGGTCAATCAATTTGTCGGTGGTATTTTAAACGTCAGAGGAACTTTTGAGGCGGGGAAAACACGCTGTTTGACATATTTCAAGGGAATTGAGAATGGCAAGACAGCAACGATGCGAaaagagaatttgaaaaaaaaaaaaccaaaaaaaaaatttcatcgaggTTCTGTGTTGATGATGAATTTCTGATAACGAAAACTCAAGATGTATAATGAAATGTATGTAATACTGTCTGCTCAATCGCTGCTGCCTTTAATCATCGTCACTGATAGATCACTGCAGAGGGCAGCACTAATTATAACAAGGCCACGATTTTGGAACGGCACGCTTGTCCCGGTTTCCTCGCTATCATTATATAGTACGCCGTGGTCCAAGAACGGTGTTGGTGTTGAGCGTGTTGAGTGCCACTGTTAGTGCGACATGGCGACCGCAGCCAAAACGACCCCGCAAGATTTGCCGCCGAAGGGCGGATACGGTCCAATTGTGACCGAAAGGACTAAATTGCGGTCCCTTTTCAGCGGTACAGTATCACTCGACTTGCATCAATTCAAGTCACGAGTCACAGTTTCTCAGCTGTTACGATACTTGGTTATGTTATGTAACTGGACGTTCGATTTAACCTGCAGATGATTAGTTGTTCTAATTTATGTCCTTAGGTCGGTCGATGATACTTGGATATTTCGCTGTCACGTCAGTCTCATTCTACATTTACTTCAAGGGCTATAAAGTCATAAAAAAACATGAAGTTGAAATGAGAAGCGCCAGAATGGTCATGTTCCCTCTACTGCTTGCTGAACGGGATCGAGAGTATGACAGTTTAATCGACTTGGTTTGAACAAGTtcttatttcaaaacttttatcTTGATTGCGGTGTTCCGACTTTCCAGATATTTGAAGCAGCTGAGACGGAATCGT is drawn from Neodiprion fabricii isolate iyNeoFabr1 chromosome 3, iyNeoFabr1.1, whole genome shotgun sequence and contains these coding sequences:
- the LOC124178843 gene encoding myotubularin-related protein 10-B isoform X2, whose amino-acid sequence is MKLLAGELLIAKAQNVLMFAPVGDLTQGISGILSVTNFKLSFVTTDDTNSEDVTYQQNNLCGYTDTCLSNIHDIYIIIGDKKRRLYTGSTIPSKVEGIFIVCKNMRTWSFSFKFSPVGCGKNLLTTLLHHAFPSRHQLLFAYDYKEPYYNSMERGVHLFRDRADWESELQRTTRIRGNTNKAWRVSTANVEFEFSLSLPQYIIVPASVTDSQLTRAAGHFQGSRPPVWSWSSERGAALVRMSELLPTITERTQENIMLENIRKSHPQKLEPIVIELKKDVTVKSLATGYAKFISLCSPENIRQFWMQDNNFYSLLEGTKWLRSVSYCLEKSVEASDCLSAGTSVILQEGESRDLCCVISSLIQLLLDPYYRTITGFESLLQKEWVAAGHPFCDRLGHIMKSSSERSPLLLLYLDCVWQLCRQFPAEFEFTETYLTTLWDSAHISIFDTFIFNCEKDRYDAAMDPASPLILRSVWDWREQFNDSDILLFYNPLYSMSLSSTGKTYIKPVFNIPCLELWAQCYFRWIPPLEIRNGGRNHIELYSRLIQNDISHLKVNANGSCGSPVDKVTTYLVQMNIDSFYPFTNKKSGNVISTPIMNNSTLPTESLLDVQSLLTAPD
- the LOC124178843 gene encoding myotubularin-related protein 10-B isoform X1 translates to MENKTGNNFISYVGFEQHEMQLLGTSHRDSLSENSMKLLAGELLIAKAQNVLMFAPVGDLTQGISGILSVTNFKLSFVTTDDTNSEDVTYQQNNLCGYTDTCLSNIHDIYIIIGDKKRRLYTGSTIPSKVEGIFIVCKNMRTWSFSFKFSPVGCGKNLLTTLLHHAFPSRHQLLFAYDYKEPYYNSMERGVHLFRDRADWESELQRTTRIRGNTNKAWRVSTANVEFEFSLSLPQYIIVPASVTDSQLTRAAGHFQGSRPPVWSWSSERGAALVRMSELLPTITERTQENIMLENIRKSHPQKLEPIVIELKKDVTVKSLATGYAKFISLCSPENIRQFWMQDNNFYSLLEGTKWLRSVSYCLEKSVEASDCLSAGTSVILQEGESRDLCCVISSLIQLLLDPYYRTITGFESLLQKEWVAAGHPFCDRLGHIMKSSSERSPLLLLYLDCVWQLCRQFPAEFEFTETYLTTLWDSAHISIFDTFIFNCEKDRYDAAMDPASPLILRSVWDWREQFNDSDILLFYNPLYSMSLSSTGKTYIKPVFNIPCLELWAQCYFRWIPPLEIRNGGRNHIELYSRLIQNDISHLKVNANGSCGSPVDKVTTYLVQMNIDSFYPFTNKKSGNVISTPIMNNSTLPTESLLDVQSLLTAPD
- the LOC124177921 gene encoding NADH dehydrogenase [ubiquinone] 1 alpha subcomplex subunit 13; translation: MATAAKTTPQDLPPKGGYGPIVTERTKLRSLFSGRSMILGYFAVTSVSFYIYFKGYKVIKKHEVEMRSARMVMFPLLLAERDREYLKQLRRNRDSETELMKNVKNWETGTYYGEPIYKTAKSSKLIEPDCLEYYAFASDKDYQDRAEISLWT